The proteins below are encoded in one region of Bremerella sp. P1:
- the hisC gene encoding histidinol-phosphate transaminase — protein MGYFRPEIEAIAGYKPGEQPQGGKFIKLNTNENPYPASSKVAEAIRQRLDQGLEKYPDPIGTAFRIRAAEVLGVEPDWILCGNGSDDILTILTRGFVGDGEWLRLPTPSYILYKTLAEIQGADSEEIQFNEDWTLPESFGTASNHLKLAFLPNPNSPSGTVVPKEQLRTIADSLPCPILIDEAYADFADDNCIDLVKENEKIMVSRTLSKSYALAGLRFGFLVAQPQIIEQLMKVKDSYNCDALSLAGGLAAIDDQQWVAENKAKIVATRARMTKRLREMGFTVPDSQANFVWATQPGVKLKPIYEFLKQNHVLIRYMQYPGITEGIRISVGTDGQTDVCLDLIEQYLQQNS, from the coding sequence ATGGGCTACTTTCGTCCTGAGATTGAAGCGATCGCTGGTTACAAGCCGGGCGAACAACCGCAAGGCGGGAAGTTCATCAAGCTGAATACCAACGAAAACCCCTACCCTGCCTCGTCAAAGGTCGCCGAGGCCATTCGTCAGCGTCTGGATCAGGGCCTGGAGAAGTACCCTGATCCGATCGGGACGGCGTTTCGCATTCGCGCGGCGGAAGTGCTCGGGGTTGAGCCCGACTGGATCCTCTGCGGCAACGGCAGCGACGATATCCTGACCATCCTCACCCGCGGTTTCGTTGGCGATGGCGAATGGCTGCGGCTACCGACGCCCAGCTACATCCTCTACAAGACACTGGCCGAGATCCAAGGGGCCGATAGCGAAGAGATCCAGTTCAATGAAGATTGGACCCTGCCTGAATCATTCGGCACCGCCAGCAATCACCTGAAGCTGGCCTTCCTGCCCAACCCTAACAGCCCCAGTGGAACGGTCGTTCCTAAGGAGCAACTGCGAACGATTGCCGACTCGCTTCCCTGCCCCATTTTAATCGACGAAGCGTATGCCGATTTCGCCGACGACAACTGCATCGATCTCGTGAAAGAAAACGAGAAGATCATGGTCTCGCGGACGCTCAGCAAGTCGTACGCCCTGGCCGGCCTCCGCTTTGGTTTTCTGGTGGCCCAACCGCAGATCATCGAGCAGTTGATGAAGGTCAAAGACAGCTACAACTGCGATGCCCTTTCGTTGGCTGGCGGGCTGGCCGCGATCGACGATCAGCAGTGGGTCGCTGAAAACAAAGCCAAGATCGTTGCCACGCGAGCCCGCATGACGAAGCGGCTACGCGAGATGGGCTTTACGGTGCCGGATTCGCAGGCCAACTTCGTCTGGGCGACGCAACCAGGCGTCAAACTCAAACCGATTTACGAATTCCTCAAGCAGAACCACGTTCTGATCAGATACATGCAATACCCAGGAATTACCGAGGGAATTCGGATCTCGGTCGGCACCGACGGTCAAACCGACGTATGCTTGGACTTGATCGAGCAGTACCTTCAGCAGAACTCATAG
- a CDS encoding serine/threonine protein kinase, producing MQVTKTNDFWKLVLESGLMTKEACKPLHDQYQQTSKNGDARALATWLVKGGHLTTYQARVLLAGRAKAINIGEYQITDRLEEGPLQGTYAGKHTASGHPVWLHPIAPEIQEDTVRFPIVQQMCKLRSSVPHPHLIRCFHLRQGAKRSYLITEQLDGNLLAESRPGDGVPIPTPDCARLVRQAALGATQVHSQGMVFGDLTMNQLWLEPTGNLKLLHLPVRPVEAIPWADEAQAERLNALADVAAPELQQAGTAPTKLSDLYALGAILFDLLTGKPFVEGSITERLQQHASSQVPSPPFIPGNLMQVIQYLLAKNPGGRYQSAQDVAEALRPFVDAGQLSPPIADALPTMGSYLQFLTANANDAAAPSAAPAAVPPAAAVPFPGQAPAAAPVPQPVPPAAAPFPGAAPPQAGPPQPVVAQPAVPVAVPQAAVATAVPAAQPAQEGGTSRATALTERIRKRKLQRKITSLVVLGVMAIAALVGGIYGYGILFPGDDIADNGEQVENPPEENPDTPPVEPTPGNNPPPATPTGPQLVQDDGQTLWASPTDGQPIDLTGVPSDTRLALVVRASDLTGNPEGDRILRAMGPDFAALREQLEGELGVRFEQLETLTVSFGPSTAGGPPCLVAKLKGGTNLLSLWGNPNPSGSGIPAMYEVKGWTVMPMPGKEDSQFVAGSKAVVEAIVQRGVAAPQLTRELEQLRRESDDQQTVSLLVEPQFLASSGSQVMRGELAAGSAGVKDFLGEGIRAVLVSGHLGQNLYLEMRCMGSLSLDPPSLANSVKEKINGVSRKLEDAVPSLNPTPYWRRLASRFPNMVQYAYQQSRTGVDANQAVVNIMLPSAAGQNMVAGAELMLAANTTGAAGPASGAPMPAAKTPETIEEKLASKMSISFPQNSLEFALRDIGEEAGIPIDIKGGDLQLDGITRNKEIKEFTHDNKPVGDILAQLLVRANPEPSPGANSEVQKLIYVIHPMDGPDEEKKLVVTTRAAAQKNNYTLPDVFKIP from the coding sequence ATGCAAGTTACCAAGACGAACGACTTCTGGAAGCTGGTTCTCGAATCAGGCCTAATGACCAAAGAGGCCTGTAAGCCGCTGCATGATCAATATCAGCAGACGTCCAAGAATGGCGATGCCAGGGCACTCGCTACCTGGCTGGTCAAAGGTGGGCACCTCACCACGTATCAGGCTCGCGTGCTATTGGCTGGTCGTGCGAAAGCCATCAACATCGGTGAATATCAAATCACCGATCGATTGGAAGAAGGGCCGCTGCAAGGAACCTACGCCGGAAAGCACACCGCATCCGGGCATCCCGTGTGGCTGCATCCGATTGCCCCTGAAATCCAGGAAGATACCGTCCGCTTCCCGATCGTTCAGCAGATGTGCAAGCTGCGATCGTCTGTGCCGCATCCTCATCTGATTCGCTGCTTTCACTTGCGTCAGGGAGCCAAACGCAGCTACCTGATCACCGAACAACTCGATGGCAACCTGTTAGCCGAAAGCCGTCCCGGTGACGGAGTACCGATTCCGACGCCTGACTGCGCTCGCTTGGTTCGCCAGGCGGCCCTTGGTGCCACGCAGGTCCACAGCCAGGGTATGGTCTTTGGCGACCTGACCATGAACCAACTTTGGCTGGAACCAACCGGCAACCTCAAGCTGTTGCATCTGCCGGTGCGTCCAGTGGAAGCGATTCCATGGGCGGATGAAGCGCAAGCCGAACGCTTAAACGCATTGGCGGATGTCGCCGCACCAGAACTCCAGCAAGCGGGCACCGCCCCTACCAAGCTAAGCGATCTGTATGCGTTGGGTGCGATCCTGTTCGACCTGCTGACCGGCAAGCCGTTTGTCGAGGGAAGCATTACCGAACGACTTCAGCAGCACGCCAGTAGCCAGGTTCCTTCGCCGCCGTTCATTCCGGGCAACTTGATGCAGGTCATCCAGTATCTGTTGGCCAAGAACCCTGGTGGTCGCTACCAAAGTGCGCAGGACGTTGCCGAGGCACTCCGACCGTTTGTCGATGCCGGCCAGCTTTCACCTCCGATCGCTGATGCTCTGCCGACGATGGGCAGCTACCTGCAGTTTCTGACCGCCAATGCCAATGATGCCGCAGCGCCGTCGGCTGCACCTGCCGCGGTACCACCAGCGGCAGCAGTTCCCTTTCCCGGTCAGGCCCCGGCAGCGGCACCTGTTCCCCAGCCTGTACCGCCTGCGGCAGCTCCGTTCCCTGGGGCTGCACCACCGCAAGCGGGGCCACCTCAGCCGGTCGTTGCTCAACCGGCAGTGCCGGTCGCGGTTCCTCAAGCAGCAGTGGCCACCGCAGTCCCTGCGGCTCAGCCAGCCCAAGAGGGAGGAACCAGTCGTGCGACCGCTTTGACCGAACGTATTCGCAAACGCAAGTTGCAGCGAAAGATCACCAGCTTGGTTGTGTTGGGTGTGATGGCGATCGCGGCGCTTGTGGGCGGAATTTATGGCTATGGAATCCTCTTCCCGGGTGATGACATCGCCGACAATGGCGAGCAGGTCGAAAATCCGCCCGAAGAAAACCCAGATACACCTCCGGTCGAACCGACTCCCGGTAACAATCCACCGCCTGCAACACCAACCGGACCGCAACTGGTGCAAGACGATGGCCAAACATTGTGGGCTTCGCCGACCGATGGCCAGCCAATCGACTTGACTGGCGTCCCAAGTGATACCCGCCTGGCGCTAGTCGTGCGAGCGAGCGACCTGACCGGCAATCCCGAAGGAGACCGGATTCTGCGGGCCATGGGACCAGACTTCGCTGCGTTGCGCGAGCAGCTAGAAGGGGAGTTGGGCGTCCGCTTCGAACAACTCGAGACGCTCACGGTCAGCTTCGGTCCTTCGACCGCTGGGGGACCTCCTTGTCTGGTTGCGAAGCTCAAAGGAGGAACCAACCTGCTTTCTCTGTGGGGTAATCCTAATCCTTCCGGCAGTGGCATCCCTGCGATGTACGAAGTTAAAGGCTGGACTGTCATGCCGATGCCGGGGAAGGAAGATAGCCAGTTTGTTGCCGGCTCGAAGGCCGTCGTCGAGGCCATTGTCCAGCGGGGCGTTGCCGCACCTCAGCTGACGCGTGAATTGGAACAGCTCCGACGTGAATCGGACGATCAACAAACGGTGAGCCTGCTGGTCGAACCGCAGTTCCTGGCATCGTCAGGTAGCCAAGTGATGCGAGGGGAACTCGCAGCTGGTTCTGCTGGTGTCAAGGACTTCCTGGGCGAAGGCATCCGGGCGGTTCTCGTGAGTGGGCATCTGGGGCAAAACCTGTACCTTGAGATGCGGTGCATGGGATCGCTCAGTTTGGATCCACCAAGCCTGGCGAATTCGGTAAAAGAGAAGATCAACGGCGTTTCACGCAAGCTGGAAGATGCTGTGCCCTCGCTGAATCCTACGCCCTACTGGCGTCGACTGGCTTCTCGCTTCCCGAACATGGTTCAGTATGCTTACCAGCAATCGCGAACCGGCGTGGACGCCAACCAGGCGGTCGTCAACATCATGCTTCCTTCGGCTGCCGGTCAAAACATGGTCGCCGGTGCCGAGTTGATGCTCGCCGCCAACACGACCGGTGCTGCCGGTCCGGCCAGCGGCGCTCCGATGCCAGCAGCCAAGACTCCCGAGACGATCGAAGAGAAGCTGGCCAGCAAGATGAGCATTTCATTCCCGCAGAATTCGCTCGAATTCGCGCTGCGTGATATTGGCGAGGAAGCAGGCATTCCAATCGATATCAAGGGAGGCGACCTGCAGCTGGACGGCATCACCCGGAATAAAGAAATCAAGGAATTCACGCACGACAACAAACCGGTCGGTGACATCCTTGCTCAACTGCTGGTGCGAGCCAATCCCGAGCCTTCGCCGGGTGCGAATTCAGAAGTACAGAAACTGATTTACGTTATTCACCCCATGGATGGTCCTGACGAAGAAAAGAAGCTGGTAGTCACTACCCGCGCAGCCGCGCAAAAGAACAACTACACGTTGCCTGACGTGTTTAAGATCCCATAG
- the rlmKL gene encoding bifunctional 23S rRNA (guanine(2069)-N(7))-methyltransferase RlmK/23S rRNA (guanine(2445)-N(2))-methyltransferase RlmL, which translates to MKNSTDFARVLKRVNPSNPLQLLATTAFGIEAVTARELQTLGYETEILGSGRVRFGGNYTDAMKANLHLRTADRVLVEVAQIPAGDFDALFEGVKALPWETFIDAEGAFPVKGRSYQSQLTSVPAIQRATKRAIVERLQSAYGEKLPESGATYTVDVAIAKDVATLTIDTSGAGLTRRGYLDSERRSPMKPTLAAALIQLSHWNRERPLVDPFCGSGVLLIEAAMIGRNMAPGLLRDFALIEWPAVDQEAWLDLVEEARSQILDTLPESIIGYDEDASALRLARQQAISAGVDSNIHFQRQAFSELTSKRKYGCLITSTPYDDHSRARRAQWDFYRGFPDVLRQLPTWSHFILTAFPEFERAMGQEATRRRKMYNGRTECHYYQYHGPPPPKAGDESSPEPSEEKPKRTFTPAFGGLDDKAKEQAQLLKNRLAKRARHFRRWPKRGIHCYRLYERDIPEIPLVIDIYHDYLHITDYDRPHDRTPAQYADWLDHLTEAAREVLEIPEGHVFVKHRTRQSGTSQHEKVSEDSKIVVVEEGGLKFEVNLSDYVDTGLFLDHRNLRSQFREEAAGKRVLNLFCYTGAFSVYAAAGGATSTTSVDLNANYLDWAGRNFQLNGLSIAKHHFIRSDVMEYLRNQKPEPKFDLAIVDVPTFSNSKRTDDVWDVQEDHVELIGLTLNLLSEGGVLYFSNNFRRFKLDEEALQNVQIREISKHTVPEDFRNQRIHRCWRMVRKTGE; encoded by the coding sequence ATGAAGAATTCCACTGACTTTGCCAGGGTGCTTAAGCGCGTGAATCCATCCAATCCCCTCCAACTTCTGGCCACCACGGCGTTTGGCATCGAGGCCGTCACGGCCCGCGAACTGCAAACACTAGGCTACGAAACCGAGATCCTCGGTTCCGGTCGCGTTCGCTTCGGCGGCAATTACACCGACGCGATGAAGGCGAATCTGCACCTGCGGACGGCCGATCGTGTGTTGGTTGAAGTGGCCCAGATTCCCGCCGGCGATTTCGATGCTTTGTTCGAGGGTGTCAAAGCGCTGCCGTGGGAAACCTTCATCGATGCCGAAGGGGCTTTCCCAGTAAAAGGACGCAGCTACCAATCGCAGCTTACCAGTGTCCCCGCCATTCAACGCGCCACCAAAAGAGCCATCGTCGAGCGGCTTCAATCGGCCTATGGCGAGAAGCTGCCGGAATCGGGCGCGACCTATACCGTGGACGTGGCCATCGCCAAGGATGTCGCCACGCTGACGATCGACACCTCAGGTGCAGGGCTCACACGGCGTGGCTATTTGGATTCCGAGCGACGCTCGCCCATGAAACCGACGCTTGCCGCGGCCCTGATCCAGCTAAGCCACTGGAATCGCGAGCGACCACTGGTTGATCCTTTCTGTGGAAGTGGCGTCCTGCTGATCGAAGCGGCGATGATCGGTCGTAATATGGCGCCTGGTCTCCTCAGAGATTTCGCGTTGATCGAATGGCCGGCGGTCGATCAAGAGGCGTGGCTCGACTTGGTGGAAGAAGCCCGATCCCAGATACTCGACACGCTACCCGAATCGATCATCGGCTACGACGAAGATGCCTCGGCGCTTCGCCTGGCTCGGCAACAAGCGATCTCGGCAGGCGTCGACAGCAATATTCACTTCCAGCGTCAAGCGTTCAGCGAGCTGACCAGCAAACGCAAGTATGGCTGTCTGATCACCAGCACCCCGTACGACGACCACTCGCGTGCCCGACGCGCCCAGTGGGATTTCTACCGTGGTTTTCCCGATGTACTGCGGCAGCTACCAACCTGGTCGCACTTCATCCTCACGGCATTTCCCGAGTTCGAGCGAGCCATGGGGCAAGAAGCGACCCGGCGCCGCAAGATGTACAACGGGCGGACCGAATGTCACTACTATCAATATCACGGGCCTCCGCCACCGAAAGCAGGCGACGAGTCCTCCCCGGAGCCGAGCGAAGAAAAGCCGAAGCGTACTTTCACGCCGGCGTTTGGTGGACTCGATGACAAGGCCAAAGAACAGGCCCAACTGCTGAAGAACCGGCTCGCCAAGCGGGCTCGGCACTTTCGTCGCTGGCCGAAGCGAGGGATTCACTGTTATCGCTTGTACGAGCGCGACATTCCTGAGATTCCGTTGGTCATCGACATCTATCACGATTACCTGCACATCACCGACTACGATCGTCCGCACGATCGAACGCCGGCTCAATATGCTGACTGGCTCGATCATCTGACGGAAGCGGCTCGCGAGGTGCTGGAGATCCCCGAAGGGCATGTCTTCGTCAAGCATCGCACGCGGCAGTCTGGCACATCCCAGCACGAGAAAGTCTCGGAGGACTCGAAGATTGTGGTCGTGGAAGAAGGGGGCCTGAAGTTCGAGGTCAATCTTTCCGACTACGTCGACACGGGATTGTTCCTCGATCATCGCAATCTGCGTAGCCAGTTTCGGGAAGAAGCCGCCGGCAAGCGGGTCCTGAACCTGTTCTGCTACACCGGGGCATTCAGCGTTTATGCGGCGGCCGGCGGGGCGACCTCGACAACCAGCGTCGACCTGAATGCCAATTATCTGGACTGGGCTGGCAGAAACTTCCAACTCAACGGTCTATCGATCGCCAAACACCACTTCATTCGCAGCGATGTGATGGAGTACCTTCGCAACCAAAAACCGGAACCCAAGTTCGACCTGGCGATTGTCGACGTGCCGACCTTTTCCAACAGCAAACGCACCGACGACGTATGGGACGTCCAAGAGGACCACGTCGAGCTGATCGGCCTGACGCTGAACCTGTTGAGCGAAGGGGGCGTCCTATATTTTTCGAACAACTTCCGCCGCTTCAAGCTCGACGAAGAAGCCTTACAGAACGTGCAGATCCGGGAGATCTCAAAGCACACCGTACCGGAAGACTTTCGCAACCAGCGCATCCACCGCTGCTGGCGAATGGTGCGGAAGACAGGGGAGTAA
- the hisD gene encoding histidinol dehydrogenase has protein sequence MDLKSKIARIDTRHDDVEAQLQQVRDKLSPKGDVVSEAGRKRTMEVFGEPLSPLQVVQRICADVESDGLAAVLEYGKALDGKQLYASTIRVSDEELRLAHEAADPAFLQTIRDIRENILRFQTAILHKDVEVPIEHGGKLRHRYAPLKRVGICVPGGAAAYPSTVLMTAVPAQAAGVEELVVIAPPTPFGSYNLDLLATCAELGVKEVYRVGGAQGVAALAYGVEGLPKVQKIVGPGNLFVALAKKHVFGEVDIDSIAGPSEVVVVADTTAKPEYIAADMLAQAEHSPGSSVLISWDESLIDAALTELEKQVAVLERCDLTVQSLIDFGAVIVTQDEDEACRIATELAPEHLHITTTDSEATAEKILTAGATFLGNYTPVALGDYAAGPSHVLPTGATAHWASGLSANDFLRSRSVIHFTEDGLKAIAPLVTTLADKEGLTAHKRSVTIRTESE, from the coding sequence ATGGATCTGAAGTCGAAAATCGCCCGGATTGATACCCGGCACGACGACGTCGAAGCACAATTGCAACAGGTACGCGATAAGCTCAGCCCTAAGGGGGATGTTGTCAGCGAAGCGGGTCGCAAGCGGACGATGGAAGTATTTGGTGAACCTCTCAGCCCACTGCAGGTGGTGCAGAGAATCTGTGCGGACGTCGAAAGCGACGGGCTGGCTGCTGTGCTCGAATACGGCAAGGCCCTGGACGGCAAGCAGCTATACGCTTCGACCATTCGCGTCTCCGACGAAGAACTACGCCTGGCCCACGAAGCGGCCGATCCTGCGTTTCTGCAAACGATCCGCGACATTCGCGAAAACATTCTGCGTTTTCAAACGGCCATCCTGCACAAGGACGTTGAAGTCCCGATCGAACATGGTGGCAAATTGCGTCATCGCTATGCTCCGCTCAAGCGAGTGGGCATCTGCGTGCCAGGGGGCGCGGCGGCTTACCCGTCGACCGTTCTCATGACGGCCGTTCCGGCACAAGCCGCTGGGGTGGAAGAACTCGTCGTGATCGCTCCGCCAACTCCGTTTGGTTCATACAACTTGGATCTCCTGGCAACCTGCGCGGAACTGGGCGTGAAGGAAGTTTACCGTGTCGGCGGAGCCCAAGGTGTGGCCGCCTTGGCCTACGGCGTCGAAGGCCTTCCGAAGGTGCAGAAGATTGTCGGGCCTGGCAACTTGTTTGTGGCGCTGGCCAAGAAGCATGTCTTCGGCGAAGTCGACATCGATTCGATTGCCGGACCAAGCGAAGTGGTCGTGGTAGCCGATACGACGGCCAAGCCTGAATATATTGCCGCCGATATGTTGGCCCAGGCCGAACATTCGCCTGGCAGTAGCGTCCTGATCAGTTGGGACGAGTCTCTGATCGATGCCGCGCTGACAGAACTGGAGAAACAAGTTGCCGTTTTGGAACGCTGCGATTTGACGGTTCAAAGCCTGATTGACTTCGGCGCGGTTATTGTCACTCAAGACGAAGACGAGGCCTGCCGCATCGCCACCGAGCTGGCTCCGGAACACCTACACATCACGACGACCGATAGCGAAGCGACCGCTGAGAAGATCCTCACCGCCGGTGCGACCTTCCTGGGTAACTACACTCCGGTTGCGCTGGGTGATTATGCGGCTGGTCCATCGCACGTTTTGCCGACCGGTGCCACAGCCCACTGGGCAAGCGGGCTATCGGCCAACGACTTCCTGCGTTCGCGCAGCGTGATTCACTTCACCGAAGATGGCCTTAAGGCGATCGCCCCGTTGGTCACCACGCTGGCCGACAAAGAAGGTCTAACTGCACACAAGCGAAGCGTCACGATTCGCACGGAATCTGAATAA
- a CDS encoding threonine aldolase family protein, with amino-acid sequence MTYPIDLRSDTVTQPSPAMRQFMAQAEVGDAVIDIDPTTERLEKLTAEMLGKEAAIYMPSGSMTNQIAIRLHCQPGDEFLCEENCHVYNYEQAAFAQLSGVVARTLPGENGVLQLEQFEGKIRPENDHLVRTKLVCLENTHNRGSGKVQPFETVQKITDWAKVGGLKTHLDGARLFNAAAATGISVADWSAMFDSVSVCFSKGLGAPVGSALAGPADFIKEAKRARKLFGGGMRQSGIIAAGALYALQNNVARLSEDHEKAAKLAEAVRQTEGLSLDVDPVETNIVIFSIDPELGTAAQLQAAFSERGVEVLSVAPQKIRMVTHLDVSMLQVDAAIDVIKQTLPAMA; translated from the coding sequence ATGACTTATCCCATTGATCTTCGCAGTGATACGGTTACCCAGCCCAGTCCCGCCATGCGGCAATTCATGGCCCAGGCCGAAGTGGGCGACGCTGTCATCGATATCGATCCGACGACCGAGCGGCTCGAGAAACTCACCGCTGAGATGCTCGGCAAAGAAGCCGCGATCTACATGCCGTCGGGAAGCATGACCAATCAGATTGCGATCCGCTTGCACTGTCAGCCTGGCGACGAATTTTTATGCGAGGAAAACTGCCACGTCTACAACTACGAACAGGCAGCCTTCGCGCAGCTAAGCGGCGTGGTGGCTCGCACGCTGCCCGGCGAGAACGGAGTCTTGCAGCTAGAGCAGTTCGAGGGAAAGATCCGGCCTGAAAATGATCACCTGGTGCGGACGAAGCTGGTCTGCCTGGAGAACACCCACAATCGTGGTTCCGGCAAAGTCCAGCCGTTTGAGACCGTTCAGAAGATCACCGACTGGGCGAAGGTTGGCGGCTTGAAGACGCACCTCGATGGAGCTCGTCTTTTCAATGCGGCAGCGGCCACAGGCATCTCGGTGGCCGACTGGAGTGCGATGTTCGACAGCGTCAGCGTCTGCTTTAGCAAAGGGCTGGGGGCGCCAGTCGGCAGTGCGTTGGCCGGGCCGGCGGACTTCATCAAGGAGGCAAAGCGAGCCCGCAAGCTGTTTGGCGGCGGGATGCGTCAGTCCGGAATCATCGCGGCCGGTGCCTTGTATGCATTGCAGAACAACGTCGCACGATTGTCGGAAGATCATGAAAAGGCCGCTAAGTTGGCGGAGGCCGTCCGCCAGACCGAGGGGCTCTCGCTGGATGTCGACCCGGTCGAGACAAACATCGTGATCTTCAGTATCGATCCGGAGTTGGGCACCGCCGCACAGCTTCAAGCCGCGTTCTCGGAGCGGGGCGTCGAAGTCCTCTCGGTTGCCCCCCAGAAGATACGCATGGTAACCCATTTAGACGTCTCCATGCTGCAAGTCGATGCAGCGATTGATGTTATCAAACAAACGCTGCCCGCTATGGCGTAG
- a CDS encoding DUF1559 family PulG-like putative transporter, with the protein MRHVLSALLIGFLTATMAFPPQLLMAQEAATPATEETLPGLSYVPANAVGIGFVQADRFLTNPMVKAYPVEVAEAFGKKYLGFDPMKITSITFVITPPSPDFPQPDMFSVIKTSETLKEETFFAGIEELVEGMAEEEDIKDFFPGLKGKAFYTDAYPFDYMAAHMLDEHSFMLGSLGVMGEIVENGPNAELTKPAQILAAANDGADGYIAFNMEPIRGQLNGMLSQQEIPPPFTMYKQVPNYTESITLSCHCTGKLAATLKINGVDEAAAGRLDDMIGFGLELAKQTMLSEADKLVRSEDEVEAAMGRYQVRVSESMIDALRPKKEGNSLVLKFEQDDESIMGANVAVIGILVALLLPAVQAARGAARRVQSTNNMKQIGIAMYNFHDTFGGLPAYAKTDAEGKPLLSWRVMILPFIEQNAMFEQFRMDEPWDSEHNKQFIKQMPEIYRRANSTAPEGYTTYLVPVGKEMVFQPNPKPTPAGEKFTKGLGLYNITDGTSNTAMLVEVNDEDAVIWTKPSDLEVDLMNVWKSLGEAQPGGFNGLCCDASIRFISKNASADFLKNWFQRSDGNPIQFPKD; encoded by the coding sequence ATGAGACACGTACTAAGTGCCCTTTTGATCGGCTTTTTAACGGCAACGATGGCTTTTCCGCCGCAGTTGTTGATGGCTCAGGAGGCTGCTACCCCGGCTACCGAAGAAACGCTTCCGGGCTTGAGCTATGTTCCGGCAAACGCGGTCGGCATCGGGTTTGTGCAAGCCGATCGATTTCTAACCAATCCGATGGTGAAGGCCTATCCGGTCGAAGTCGCGGAAGCGTTCGGTAAGAAGTATTTGGGCTTCGATCCCATGAAGATCACGTCGATTACGTTCGTGATCACACCTCCGTCGCCTGATTTTCCACAGCCTGACATGTTCTCGGTGATTAAGACATCTGAAACGCTCAAAGAAGAGACCTTCTTTGCCGGGATCGAGGAATTGGTCGAAGGCATGGCCGAGGAAGAGGACATCAAAGATTTCTTTCCCGGACTCAAAGGCAAAGCCTTTTACACCGATGCCTACCCGTTCGATTACATGGCCGCTCATATGCTGGACGAACATAGCTTCATGCTGGGTTCGCTCGGAGTGATGGGCGAGATCGTTGAAAACGGTCCGAATGCCGAGCTGACCAAGCCTGCCCAAATCTTGGCCGCAGCCAATGACGGTGCGGATGGTTACATCGCATTCAACATGGAACCAATTCGCGGTCAACTTAATGGGATGCTGTCGCAACAAGAGATTCCCCCACCGTTCACCATGTACAAGCAGGTACCCAACTATACCGAGTCGATTACGCTGAGTTGCCACTGCACCGGCAAGTTGGCTGCGACACTGAAGATCAACGGCGTTGACGAGGCGGCCGCCGGGCGTCTGGATGACATGATTGGCTTTGGCCTAGAACTGGCAAAGCAGACCATGCTGTCGGAAGCCGACAAGCTCGTGCGAAGCGAAGACGAAGTTGAAGCGGCGATGGGACGTTACCAGGTTCGCGTTTCGGAAAGCATGATCGACGCGCTTCGCCCAAAGAAGGAAGGCAACTCGCTTGTCTTGAAGTTTGAACAAGACGATGAAAGCATCATGGGCGCGAATGTCGCGGTGATCGGTATCCTGGTCGCTCTGTTATTGCCGGCCGTTCAAGCGGCTAGAGGAGCCGCCCGTCGTGTGCAATCGACCAATAACATGAAGCAGATTGGCATCGCGATGTACAACTTCCATGACACGTTTGGTGGACTTCCGGCTTACGCGAAAACAGATGCTGAAGGAAAGCCACTTCTTTCGTGGCGTGTGATGATTTTGCCGTTCATCGAGCAAAACGCGATGTTTGAACAGTTTCGTATGGATGAACCTTGGGACAGCGAACATAACAAGCAGTTCATCAAGCAAATGCCGGAGATTTATCGTCGTGCCAATAGCACGGCACCCGAGGGATACACGACCTACCTGGTACCTGTCGGGAAAGAAATGGTCTTCCAGCCAAACCCCAAGCCGACCCCAGCAGGGGAGAAGTTCACGAAAGGACTTGGGCTTTACAATATCACCGACGGCACATCCAACACCGCGATGCTTGTCGAAGTCAACGACGAAGACGCCGTCATCTGGACCAAACCAAGCGATCTGGAAGTCGACCTGATGAACGTTTGGAAATCGCTGGGTGAAGCTCAGCCGGGTGGATTCAACGGTCTTTGCTGTGACGCAAGCATCCGTTTCATCAGCAAGAATGCCAGTGCCGACTTCCTGAAGAACTGGTTCCAGCGCAGCGATGGAAATCCGATCCAGTTTCCGAAGGACTAG